A genomic stretch from Bifidobacterium sp. ESL0769 includes:
- a CDS encoding trypsin-like peptidase domain-containing protein, whose translation MAEDNKDEWSSGQPARPNQDNMNITPDLPDFPGSAHTDEAAGNGNDAAASGENQTDATQPTQPVQDTQGFNSEPDADSSSSSGSASNGTSTEVFSTGYRPDTTNSTDVASANTPSDNPYETSDLVNFGNASNPNSDASAYRPAPEYGAYGPLPDHIGNNDNGGNFGNGNAPFGAGNASSSNVPGANGPSMPWNGIFGSAGQNPNVGQNGGNDGNSQNGNGGPYNGGPGRPDGPNGGNFGGPNVQGGGYGNGYAEPKSHNNIITAVVAAVVTAALCLGIGYLGISKGWVTIPASSTMSGITSNKSGSGSATVKGGQAPDWAAVSSQVSNSVVSITTQVSQGIAKGSGAIIDDKGHVVTNNHVVSGGSNIQVTLSNGQMYKADVVGSDNTTDLAVIQLEGAPSGLKPVQFADSSKLAVGENVMAVGNPLGYDDTATTGIVSALNRPVSVMDDNNSEIVTNAVQIDAAINPGNSGGPTFNVAGQVIGINSSIASASSSSGQSGSIGIGFAIPSNLVKRVADQIVSKGSVDHAMLGVTIKSANAESDGITRGGAQITSPTGGGSAVVKGSPADKAGLKANDTVVAFNGQAVGSSSALLGYVRAASLGDKVKLTIVRDHKTMDVDVTLDQKESSVKGSNRSENQKQNSNGQNGQGQNGQGGNSNGDGGGLFDPFGFW comes from the coding sequence ATGGCTGAAGACAATAAAGACGAGTGGAGCAGCGGTCAGCCTGCACGTCCCAATCAAGACAATATGAATATAACGCCGGATTTGCCGGACTTTCCCGGCAGCGCTCACACGGATGAAGCGGCGGGGAACGGCAATGACGCGGCTGCATCGGGCGAGAACCAGACGGATGCCACGCAACCGACGCAGCCCGTGCAAGATACGCAGGGCTTCAATAGCGAACCGGACGCGGATTCCAGCAGCTCATCCGGCAGTGCCTCCAATGGCACGTCGACGGAAGTGTTCTCGACCGGGTACCGGCCTGACACCACCAATTCAACGGATGTCGCCTCCGCAAACACCCCTTCGGACAATCCCTACGAGACTTCCGACCTGGTGAATTTCGGCAACGCGAGCAACCCTAACAGCGATGCCAGTGCGTACCGTCCGGCGCCGGAATATGGCGCCTATGGTCCGCTGCCTGACCACATCGGCAATAATGACAACGGCGGTAACTTCGGCAATGGAAACGCGCCGTTCGGTGCGGGTAATGCCTCTTCCTCGAACGTCCCGGGCGCCAACGGCCCGAGCATGCCGTGGAACGGTATTTTCGGCAGCGCCGGCCAGAACCCGAACGTCGGCCAGAACGGTGGCAACGACGGCAACAGCCAGAACGGCAACGGCGGTCCCTACAACGGTGGTCCCGGCAGGCCCGATGGCCCCAATGGCGGCAACTTCGGCGGGCCGAATGTGCAGGGCGGCGGCTATGGAAACGGTTACGCGGAACCCAAGTCGCACAACAATATCATCACTGCCGTCGTCGCGGCCGTGGTGACCGCGGCGCTGTGTTTGGGAATCGGCTACCTCGGGATTTCCAAGGGATGGGTCACGATTCCGGCCTCCAGCACCATGTCCGGCATCACTTCCAACAAATCCGGATCCGGCTCCGCCACCGTCAAGGGCGGCCAGGCCCCGGACTGGGCCGCCGTCTCCTCGCAGGTCTCCAATTCCGTGGTCTCCATTACCACGCAGGTCAGCCAGGGCATAGCCAAGGGCTCCGGCGCGATTATTGACGACAAGGGCCACGTCGTCACCAACAACCACGTTGTATCCGGCGGATCCAACATCCAGGTCACGCTTTCCAACGGCCAGATGTATAAGGCCGATGTCGTCGGCTCAGACAACACCACCGATCTCGCCGTAATCCAATTGGAAGGCGCTCCGAGCGGTCTTAAGCCGGTGCAATTCGCAGATTCCAGCAAGCTTGCGGTCGGCGAGAACGTGATGGCAGTCGGCAACCCGCTGGGTTACGACGACACTGCCACCACCGGCATTGTCTCGGCGTTGAATCGCCCGGTCTCCGTGATGGACGACAACAATTCCGAAATCGTGACCAACGCGGTGCAGATTGACGCGGCCATCAACCCCGGCAACTCAGGCGGCCCGACCTTCAACGTGGCCGGCCAGGTCATCGGCATCAATTCCTCGATTGCCTCCGCTTCTTCGTCGTCCGGCCAGTCCGGCTCCATCGGCATCGGCTTCGCAATCCCGTCGAACCTCGTCAAGCGCGTGGCCGACCAGATCGTCTCGAAGGGCTCCGTCGATCACGCCATGCTCGGCGTGACCATCAAGTCCGCGAACGCCGAATCCGACGGCATCACCCGCGGCGGCGCGCAGATTACCTCGCCTACCGGCGGCGGCTCGGCCGTCGTCAAGGGCAGCCCGGCAGACAAGGCCGGCCTCAAGGCCAACGACACCGTGGTGGCCTTCAACGGTCAGGCGGTCGGCAGCAGCTCCGCATTGCTCGGCTACGTCCGCGCGGCGAGCCTTGGCGACAAGGTGAAGCTCACCATTGTGCGCGACCACAAGACCATGGACGTCGACGTCACCCTCGACCAGAAGGAAAGCAGCGTCAAGGGCAGCAACCGTTCAGAAAACCAGAAGCAGAACAGCAATGGCCAGAACGGTCAGGGCCAAAACGGCCAAGGCGGCAACAGCAACGGAGACGGCGGCGGTCTCTTCGATCCCTTCGGTTTCTGGTAA
- a CDS encoding SdrD B-like domain-containing protein, which yields MVSGVIVLGMFAPSAVCAPNTIGNNGEEASVSSPSNPSSGSETSQVSSQQVSSQTGGRIVVDSQNAQQQGSGSAASSQLIRGSLSNKSAVSQQNGGSSVSNPDITRSGNSSAKQADGGSKAGVPLVRDGTIVSHDVATAADNITVSRLSLDSMHTGQAPFDSDDNPGDDSSASNAIVRSFDKVTYDYNYTLTPQSPMDYYRDARVRFDVHIPVDKNKAVLDTDDMSWIDQNPQYPSTHTDNPDGSQDYVFWRHTTASRPGTYVAPGTATVTIVLKINVMLNGQTLAPSVNARSEYTGDTVGKTDTPRTLTISAKTSLDIRIGNFAGDSTVTQASPIRKFDFDKPDAAGQLNYGLGKKRGYITGMPWAVDLRWPNADIVRGKGMKGLEAPQGPITFNLSTTDKWNKDNGDVADAGADVQSRFWGLAPVTTPTMSHADAAAQQATPSTPGRELNNDTQNYVPRSDNYKIAGGFRSHTDSRDHNRTYDNGDYQVTQEIGADYTAYHFTLSGYAIGPFWPKQGSSPQAGSSCSDEFMGNNCNVQNIGEISTGYLYLFHPVNKSDSQLQAAYGSGVTVTLTADEGGMSYTDVSGVASNTSGSDRSNQAVNDHNTDGSTVNNDNWRPDRFSLVVPGSVAPFYAYACSTDRAYEENGLDCAGWTGDDNRKDTDVATPGDPIRISATYVFQQPDAKLPVGHMMLIKIDPTVIDLADENHLDAGGSGGSGADTGKTGFFHSWNDPDPFFNRATSVKAKYAVKPNGSGWANDTEERTAVLGDLRYYNSKAEAQSHGTIVGVLLASNQPAYSRSAGIETKFSMGNIRATVRRDAPDGSVAQLSAISYMYTRQQMKTAKGLSFSVEGQDSDWNDWAMTQNPMDWYFNDHLQGAVDTDIFQRKPYVKPSYTAAGYQAGSGTHERQWGDALYVAGEQPAVDISVAQKTGGHPKDEFDLDNRQRTVDWKIGARIRSISGRGTSNAIVTATLPVGLHYLANSSKLDGIYTEHTPDAGTVIGGTDFEPTVTNNPNGTTTLVWHVPDIPRDSRDRTIHFSTTIGNEDDSSQDAKNNDHFTVSASISSDGYRVAPNTEKGTLSSASMGVSKLREAGLATRAKTLINEIGRPFVYRSMFGNYSQSGKANPFSVEIMPHHGGNDSLSTFHGTYQIQSVRIKAQGSASLSGLVVRYSTDTSLQGAGVSPEDITRTQIDTHADVWKTADAVPDGADDLVRIDFSRSLSMPSSGVTAMAFELPTLPAGSSLLIDTTLKPQSNKAGDFYEQQWADGANNVIALTQTCNRIVSGTVWYDSNRNGLNDPGEPVVPNASVKLVDGSGHIVTDTGGHPLQGVTDSHGNYRFDDVSSGSGYRVLVNGPRGLTPTTAHVGGDRTINSKADEHGSIAIAGIPSLARMVSPTYEDDYENEGLVGPLDAGETGFVIVKRLLGRDWLPGEQYRFNIAPIGGAPATGEGQAVPSSVRVGGSGSAAGRKTVLVDASKFTLPTTAHYTFRYKITEDSTDHHARVTPAPGTPVEYVLTIVTYDDYVDFTRHVTATLSDASGVSVRTAVFINKYTPASSGPGIGGHAPSVPGPGSGNGNGHAPSVPGPGSGSGNGGTHGLGSGNGNGGGFIPSKPVLGSVNGPVSLNPVRRNGASARLRPVKKALAKTGTETFVIVPVALLTAALGILIIWLKRLRYNA from the coding sequence GTGGTCAGCGGTGTCATCGTGTTGGGAATGTTCGCTCCTTCTGCGGTCTGTGCTCCGAATACGATTGGGAACAATGGCGAGGAAGCGTCGGTGTCGTCGCCGTCCAATCCGTCGTCTGGCAGTGAAACGTCCCAGGTTTCTTCGCAGCAGGTTTCGTCGCAGACGGGAGGCCGGATCGTCGTTGATTCCCAGAATGCGCAACAGCAAGGTTCGGGTTCCGCCGCCAGCAGTCAACTGATTCGCGGTTCGCTGAGCAACAAGTCGGCGGTTTCGCAGCAGAACGGCGGTTCATCGGTATCGAATCCTGACATTACCCGCAGCGGCAACTCCTCGGCCAAACAAGCCGATGGCGGCTCCAAGGCAGGCGTGCCATTGGTCAGAGACGGCACTATCGTTTCCCATGACGTCGCCACCGCTGCCGACAACATCACCGTCAGCAGGCTCAGCCTCGACAGCATGCACACCGGGCAGGCGCCCTTCGACTCCGACGACAACCCTGGCGATGATTCCAGCGCCAGCAATGCCATCGTCCGCTCTTTTGACAAAGTCACCTACGATTACAATTACACGCTCACCCCGCAGTCCCCGATGGACTATTATCGCGACGCTCGTGTGCGTTTCGACGTCCACATCCCGGTCGATAAGAACAAGGCGGTTCTGGACACCGATGACATGAGCTGGATCGACCAGAATCCGCAATATCCCAGCACCCATACGGACAATCCCGACGGCTCGCAGGACTACGTCTTCTGGCGCCACACCACCGCCTCCCGGCCGGGCACCTACGTCGCGCCGGGCACCGCCACGGTGACCATCGTCCTTAAGATCAACGTCATGCTCAACGGCCAGACGCTTGCACCGAGCGTCAACGCGCGTTCCGAATATACCGGTGACACCGTCGGCAAAACCGATACGCCGCGCACGCTGACCATCAGCGCCAAGACGAGCCTTGATATTCGTATTGGCAATTTCGCCGGTGATTCCACCGTCACCCAGGCCTCGCCCATCAGGAAATTCGATTTTGACAAGCCCGATGCGGCAGGTCAGCTCAACTACGGTCTGGGCAAGAAGCGCGGCTACATCACCGGCATGCCTTGGGCCGTCGATCTGCGCTGGCCCAACGCCGATATCGTCCGCGGCAAGGGGATGAAAGGATTGGAAGCCCCGCAAGGGCCGATCACCTTCAACCTGAGCACCACCGACAAGTGGAACAAGGACAACGGAGACGTCGCCGATGCCGGAGCGGACGTGCAATCCAGATTTTGGGGCCTGGCACCGGTGACGACGCCGACCATGAGCCATGCGGACGCGGCCGCGCAACAGGCGACGCCGTCGACGCCGGGCAGAGAACTCAACAACGACACACAGAACTATGTGCCGCGCTCGGACAACTATAAAATCGCCGGTGGCTTCCGCTCCCATACCGACAGCAGGGACCACAACAGGACCTATGACAACGGCGACTACCAGGTCACCCAGGAGATCGGTGCCGACTACACCGCCTACCATTTCACGCTCAGCGGTTACGCCATCGGCCCGTTTTGGCCAAAGCAGGGGAGCTCTCCCCAAGCCGGCTCGTCATGCAGCGATGAGTTCATGGGCAACAATTGCAACGTCCAGAATATCGGCGAGATTTCCACTGGTTATCTCTATCTTTTCCATCCAGTAAACAAGAGCGACAGCCAACTCCAGGCGGCCTATGGATCCGGCGTCACCGTGACCCTTACCGCCGACGAAGGCGGCATGAGCTACACCGATGTCAGCGGCGTGGCTTCCAATACCTCCGGCTCTGATCGCAGCAATCAGGCGGTCAACGACCACAATACCGACGGCAGCACGGTCAATAACGACAACTGGCGGCCGGACAGGTTCAGCCTCGTCGTGCCGGGTTCCGTCGCGCCGTTCTATGCCTATGCCTGCTCTACCGATCGTGCCTATGAGGAGAACGGCCTCGATTGTGCAGGGTGGACGGGCGACGACAACCGCAAAGACACTGATGTGGCCACGCCGGGCGATCCCATCCGTATTTCGGCCACATACGTATTCCAGCAACCCGATGCGAAACTGCCTGTCGGGCACATGATGCTTATCAAGATCGATCCAACGGTCATCGATCTGGCGGATGAAAACCATCTCGATGCCGGAGGTTCCGGCGGTTCGGGAGCGGATACGGGGAAAACCGGGTTCTTCCACAGTTGGAATGATCCCGATCCCTTCTTCAACCGGGCCACTTCGGTCAAAGCCAAATACGCGGTCAAGCCGAATGGTTCGGGATGGGCTAACGATACTGAGGAACGTACCGCCGTGCTCGGCGATCTTAGGTATTACAATTCCAAAGCCGAGGCCCAGAGTCACGGCACTATCGTCGGCGTCCTGCTCGCTTCCAACCAGCCGGCATACAGCCGTAGCGCAGGCATCGAGACCAAATTCAGTATGGGCAATATCCGTGCGACGGTTCGCAGGGACGCTCCGGACGGCTCGGTAGCTCAGCTCAGCGCCATCAGCTATATGTATACGCGTCAACAGATGAAGACCGCGAAGGGCCTGTCCTTTTCCGTCGAAGGTCAGGACTCCGATTGGAACGATTGGGCCATGACTCAAAACCCCATGGATTGGTATTTCAACGACCATCTGCAGGGTGCCGTCGATACCGATATATTCCAGCGGAAGCCATATGTAAAGCCGTCGTACACCGCCGCTGGCTATCAGGCAGGCTCCGGCACCCACGAACGTCAGTGGGGCGATGCGCTTTATGTGGCGGGCGAGCAGCCGGCGGTCGACATCTCCGTCGCACAGAAAACTGGCGGGCATCCCAAAGACGAGTTCGATCTCGACAATCGGCAGCGTACCGTGGATTGGAAGATTGGCGCCAGAATCCGCAGTATCAGCGGAAGAGGCACCAGCAACGCCATTGTCACCGCCACCTTGCCGGTTGGCCTGCATTACCTGGCGAATTCATCCAAGCTCGACGGTATATACACGGAGCATACGCCTGACGCCGGTACGGTGATCGGCGGCACGGACTTCGAGCCGACCGTTACCAATAACCCCAATGGCACCACCACCCTCGTCTGGCATGTTCCGGATATTCCGCGGGACAGCCGTGACCGGACCATCCATTTCAGCACCACCATCGGCAATGAGGATGACTCCAGCCAGGACGCGAAAAACAATGACCACTTTACGGTCAGTGCGTCCATCTCCTCTGACGGCTACCGTGTCGCGCCGAACACCGAAAAGGGGACTCTGAGTTCGGCGAGCATGGGCGTCTCCAAGCTCCGGGAGGCAGGACTCGCCACGCGAGCGAAGACGCTGATTAACGAAATCGGCCGTCCGTTCGTCTACCGCTCGATGTTCGGCAATTATTCGCAGAGCGGCAAAGCCAACCCCTTCTCCGTGGAGATTATGCCGCACCATGGCGGCAACGATAGCCTATCCACCTTCCATGGCACCTACCAGATCCAGAGTGTGCGCATCAAGGCGCAAGGCAGCGCTTCGCTGAGCGGCTTGGTGGTGCGCTATTCCACCGATACGAGCCTGCAGGGAGCAGGCGTGAGCCCGGAAGACATCACTCGTACGCAGATCGATACGCATGCGGATGTTTGGAAGACGGCTGATGCCGTTCCCGACGGTGCCGACGACTTGGTCCGCATCGATTTCAGCAGGTCGCTTAGCATGCCTTCCAGCGGTGTTACGGCTATGGCGTTTGAGCTTCCGACGTTGCCTGCCGGCTCCAGTCTGCTCATTGATACCACGTTGAAGCCCCAAAGCAACAAGGCGGGAGATTTTTACGAACAGCAGTGGGCCGATGGCGCCAACAATGTCATCGCGCTGACCCAGACCTGCAACCGCATCGTCAGCGGCACGGTGTGGTATGACTCCAACAGGAATGGCCTCAACGATCCCGGCGAGCCCGTCGTCCCCAACGCCTCGGTGAAGTTGGTTGATGGTTCGGGCCATATCGTGACGGATACGGGTGGCCATCCGCTGCAGGGCGTGACCGACAGCCATGGAAACTATAGGTTCGACGATGTCTCATCGGGGTCAGGGTATCGCGTGCTCGTCAATGGGCCGAGGGGCCTGACGCCCACCACTGCTCATGTTGGTGGCGACAGGACCATCAACAGCAAGGCCGACGAGCACGGCTCCATCGCCATCGCCGGCATACCGTCATTGGCGAGAATGGTCAGCCCGACTTACGAAGATGACTATGAGAACGAAGGGCTCGTCGGCCCCTTGGATGCCGGAGAAACCGGATTCGTCATCGTCAAGAGGCTTCTGGGCCGTGATTGGCTGCCTGGCGAGCAATACCGGTTCAATATCGCTCCCATCGGCGGCGCGCCGGCCACGGGCGAGGGGCAAGCGGTGCCTTCCAGCGTCCGCGTGGGAGGCTCGGGCAGTGCTGCTGGGCGGAAGACGGTACTCGTCGACGCTTCCAAGTTCACGCTCCCAACGACGGCTCACTACACGTTCAGATACAAGATCACGGAGGACAGTACGGATCATCATGCGCGTGTCACTCCGGCTCCGGGCACTCCCGTCGAGTATGTGCTGACGATTGTGACCTACGATGATTACGTCGATTTCACCCGTCATGTCACTGCGACGTTGAGCGATGCCAGTGGCGTCAGCGTCCGTACCGCGGTTTTCATCAACAAGTACACGCCGGCTTCGTCTGGGCCGGGTATCGGCGGCCATGCGCCCAGTGTGCCTGGGCCTGGTTCCGGCAACGGCAACGGGCATGCGCCTAGCGTGCCTGGGCCTGGTTCCGGTTCCGGCAATGGCGGCACGCACGGACTTGGCTCCGGCAACGGTAATGGTGGCGGATTCATACCGTCTAAGCCGGTGCTCGGCAGTGTCAATGGGCCGGTTTCGCTGAATCCGGTTCGCAGAAACGGTGCCTCTGCCCGGTTGAGGCCGGTGAAGAAGGCGCTGGCGAAGACCGGAACCGAGACGTTTGTGATTGTACCGGTTGCCTTGCTGACTGCGGCTTTGGGAATTCTGATTATCTGGCTCAAGAGGTTGCGATACAACGCATGA
- a CDS encoding InlB B-repeat-containing protein, translating into MALTLSPAIAMADTPTTSAPKEPAAGQSATQKPAPGQQTLRQEPTTPETRTSAPAAPAAPSAQGETPYACTEGTSTFKDCFPDAAFRAYLARAYPFDSNSSNSNNPGNKFDNSVVTAAWAGRVNKIDGSGLGAYGLGGATQISDIRGIQLFTNLRTFTAASRVDHGFSAVTDYSPMSHLANLTTVNLAYIGNNVPGDVNNAKLSTWTSANMPALTSLNLEESSFWDASQLAGLSNLTSLNLNRNLFGRSGATAGAPDDKGAFRNFNTMFPNLQQLDVGNDEALHEDTNFDVLTLLPHLTDLDASGIGIGIHGKIPAGIAHMTQLHILKMHDDRLSDVTSLAGLTNLTTLDLGWNGLDDISPLSTLTNLTKLDANDQQMKTGDYVANPDVTIPSGTVANTRQSPSITFGRSACFYYKNETKPACLDPGSVSISGDSVKLTDPHVDVPSDLPASELGNVVNNQLRDGLVAIPFSAPITDASGRLIGNFNGLFAPIVRAPRVVIDMRGGTLDGNPNPPARQMVYGSSLKGMHDGMRNGDTFRGWRACITGTSNQSSTHCTFNNAPKFYLDTDLITDDMTIYAFWQSDNEHDVIFNPGGNQATWTVSVPVGTTLERPVRQPRNPGHAFLGWYTNPSGGELYEFGHEIDHNFSLYAHWGPDGSAPENLATKYMVYFDHRNGQPGTQENVPAGNTVKQPSTPVRAGFDFKGWSTTPDEGTAYNFENSVNSDLVLYALWTPKSSSSAQVTTPAPSSPSSQIVNRYVTIQNYAANNAGNARAANAGNAIGSGKDTMAPNGNGFNFLRSNGSANDSKKQTTPGRQGGQKVCKANTISTTTPSSMRNDGTFGSVQSIADYDAQCVATAPAAAGVEHHSNLGWLWLLLLVFLLLPLLLFSRDHLPNIGQHKSAEIYK; encoded by the coding sequence ATGGCATTAACGTTGTCGCCTGCAATAGCCATGGCCGACACTCCAACCACATCTGCGCCGAAAGAACCGGCAGCGGGCCAAAGTGCCACGCAAAAGCCGGCCCCCGGCCAGCAAACCCTGCGGCAGGAGCCCACGACGCCAGAAACGCGGACGTCTGCACCTGCAGCACCAGCCGCGCCAAGCGCTCAGGGTGAGACGCCCTACGCCTGCACCGAGGGCACAAGCACCTTCAAAGACTGCTTCCCCGACGCAGCTTTCCGCGCCTACCTGGCCAGGGCGTATCCATTCGACAGCAACTCGTCGAACAGCAATAATCCAGGCAATAAATTCGATAACTCTGTCGTAACGGCGGCTTGGGCCGGCAGAGTGAACAAGATCGACGGCAGTGGCCTCGGCGCGTACGGACTCGGCGGAGCAACCCAGATCAGCGACATCCGTGGCATCCAGCTGTTCACCAACCTTCGTACATTCACCGCCGCAAGCCGCGTAGACCATGGGTTCTCGGCCGTTACCGACTACTCCCCCATGTCGCACCTGGCCAATCTCACCACGGTCAATCTCGCCTATATCGGCAATAACGTTCCTGGTGACGTCAACAACGCCAAGCTTTCGACCTGGACTTCAGCAAACATGCCTGCTCTGACTTCGCTGAACCTCGAGGAATCCTCCTTCTGGGACGCCTCCCAGCTCGCAGGCCTTTCAAATCTCACCAGCCTCAATCTCAACAGGAATCTGTTCGGCAGGAGCGGCGCCACCGCCGGAGCCCCCGACGACAAGGGCGCGTTCAGGAACTTCAACACGATGTTCCCGAACCTGCAGCAACTCGACGTCGGCAATGACGAAGCGCTGCACGAAGACACCAATTTCGATGTACTGACGCTTTTGCCGCATCTGACCGACCTCGACGCGAGCGGTATCGGCATCGGTATCCACGGCAAGATCCCCGCAGGTATTGCACACATGACGCAACTTCACATTCTCAAGATGCATGATGACCGGCTCAGTGACGTGACAAGCCTTGCAGGTCTTACCAACCTGACCACACTCGATCTGGGCTGGAACGGCCTCGATGACATCAGCCCGCTTTCCACGCTGACGAACCTCACCAAGCTGGACGCCAATGACCAGCAGATGAAAACCGGCGATTACGTCGCGAATCCGGACGTGACCATTCCTTCCGGAACCGTCGCCAACACCCGCCAGTCCCCGTCCATCACGTTCGGCAGGTCGGCGTGCTTCTATTACAAGAACGAAACGAAGCCGGCTTGCCTCGACCCGGGCAGCGTGTCCATCAGCGGCGACTCGGTCAAGCTGACCGACCCCCATGTGGATGTCCCTAGCGATTTACCTGCTTCCGAGCTCGGCAACGTAGTAAACAACCAGCTGCGCGACGGCCTTGTCGCCATCCCCTTCTCGGCACCCATCACTGATGCCAGTGGCCGGTTAATCGGCAATTTCAATGGGCTTTTCGCTCCCATAGTGCGCGCGCCACGAGTGGTGATTGACATGCGCGGTGGCACACTCGATGGAAATCCCAACCCCCCAGCCAGGCAGATGGTCTACGGCAGTTCGTTGAAGGGTATGCACGATGGTATGCGTAACGGCGACACCTTCCGAGGCTGGAGAGCCTGCATCACCGGAACCAGTAATCAAAGCTCCACCCACTGCACTTTCAACAATGCGCCGAAATTCTATCTCGATACTGACCTGATTACTGATGACATGACAATCTATGCCTTCTGGCAAAGCGATAACGAACATGACGTCATATTCAACCCCGGTGGCAACCAAGCCACATGGACCGTTAGCGTACCTGTCGGCACCACTCTCGAAAGGCCGGTGAGGCAGCCAAGAAATCCAGGCCATGCTTTCTTGGGATGGTACACGAATCCTAGTGGAGGAGAGTTATACGAGTTCGGACACGAGATTGACCATAACTTCAGCCTTTATGCTCATTGGGGGCCGGACGGTTCTGCACCCGAGAACCTCGCAACGAAATATATGGTCTACTTCGACCATCGCAACGGTCAGCCTGGCACGCAGGAAAACGTTCCAGCCGGCAACACGGTCAAACAGCCGTCTACCCCGGTAAGGGCAGGCTTCGATTTCAAGGGCTGGTCCACCACGCCAGACGAAGGTACCGCCTATAACTTCGAAAACTCCGTCAACTCGGACTTGGTGCTCTACGCCCTGTGGACGCCAAAGAGCTCCAGCTCGGCACAGGTCACCACACCGGCGCCCTCCTCCCCTTCAAGCCAGATTGTCAACCGCTATGTGACCATTCAGAACTACGCTGCTAACAACGCAGGCAATGCACGCGCTGCGAACGCCGGTAACGCAATCGGCAGCGGCAAGGACACGATGGCGCCCAATGGCAACGGCTTCAACTTCCTGCGTAGCAACGGAAGCGCGAACGATTCAAAGAAACAGACGACACCGGGCAGGCAAGGTGGCCAGAAGGTCTGCAAGGCCAACACCATCAGCACGACGACCCCGTCCTCCATGCGCAACGACGGTACATTCGGCAGCGTCCAGTCCATCGCCGATTACGACGCACAGTGCGTGGCAACCGCGCCGGCTGCCGCTGGGGTTGAGCATCACTCGAATCTCGGCTGGCTCTGGTTGCTGCTCCTCGTGTTCCTGCTTCTGCCGCTGCTGCTCTTCTCCCGTGACCACTTGCCGAATATCGGCCAGCACAAGTCTGCAGAGATCTACAAGTAA
- a CDS encoding class C sortase: MEKSVEETLNADFYSFFEHDGPSQKHDFYGVAIHVIHNLLAVALLIALLWIPAIQTYNMQQEAKVTDSVARTVDDWSPARISSEISAARQYNVAIAQSGQNDLGELSDPFGSGGKASGDKDEDAENEDYVPPILRNSTYERLLNVEDGIMGSITIPKISVNLPIYHGTSQNVLAKGVGHLRGTSLPVGGASTNVVLSGHRGLPSALLFTRLDRMHKGDVFFLNVLKQKMAYRVVGIHVINPSDTHLYRVVPGRDLVTLMTCTPYGINTSRLILTAERTTVSPDEEHQRDGLFPGVLAFVIAVILGGLLLQIRYYRHRIYPWPWHSDGTFRSQGGGRHII, encoded by the coding sequence ATGGAGAAGAGCGTTGAAGAAACCCTTAATGCGGATTTCTATTCGTTCTTCGAGCATGATGGCCCATCGCAAAAGCACGATTTCTATGGCGTGGCAATCCACGTCATCCACAATCTGCTTGCAGTGGCATTGCTGATAGCTCTGTTGTGGATTCCTGCGATACAGACATACAACATGCAACAGGAAGCGAAGGTCACGGATTCCGTCGCTAGGACGGTCGACGATTGGTCGCCTGCGCGAATAAGCAGTGAAATCAGTGCGGCGCGGCAATATAACGTAGCCATTGCTCAATCCGGGCAGAACGATTTGGGTGAGTTAAGTGATCCGTTCGGTTCGGGTGGCAAGGCTAGCGGCGACAAAGACGAAGATGCAGAGAATGAAGATTATGTTCCGCCCATACTGCGCAACAGCACGTACGAGCGGTTGCTGAATGTCGAAGACGGCATCATGGGGAGCATAACTATCCCCAAGATATCGGTGAACCTGCCAATCTACCACGGCACGTCACAGAATGTGCTTGCCAAGGGAGTTGGGCATTTGCGGGGAACGAGCCTTCCAGTGGGAGGGGCCTCGACGAATGTGGTGCTTTCAGGGCATCGCGGGCTTCCATCGGCTTTGCTGTTTACACGTCTCGACAGGATGCACAAGGGTGATGTCTTCTTTCTCAACGTTTTAAAACAAAAGATGGCATATCGGGTTGTTGGCATCCATGTCATTAACCCGTCCGATACCCATTTGTACCGGGTGGTTCCTGGCCGTGACCTGGTGACGTTGATGACCTGTACGCCGTACGGGATCAACACCAGTCGCCTGATATTGACGGCCGAGCGCACCACGGTTTCACCAGATGAGGAACATCAGCGGGATGGTCTCTTCCCAGGGGTTTTGGCATTTGTCATCGCGGTTATTTTAGGTGGGTTGTTGCTCCAGATACGGTATTACCGCCATCGTATCTACCCATGGCCATGGCATTCGGATGGAACATTCCGTAGCCAAGGTGGCGGGCGACATATTATTTGA